From Penicillium psychrofluorescens genome assembly, chromosome: 6, one genomic window encodes:
- a CDS encoding uncharacterized protein (ID:PFLUO_009076-T1.cds;~source:funannotate), with translation MLRALTAAAPSARLLPGPAASITAASRFAFSAAHVPNNTATFLIRPATIPQLSRAFTSTSPTRSSSPFRLASNKKPTPTSSAETEPFTEDIYSAYKPKRQWPPDMSKLSQKHQFRLERKYRRRAALKYARPKFIKGVTLAQWVIIGFVAIYAILFMDWDTRETPFDGLRERVFSSFGSVFSSPAPPSPVRKTVENNSSASRSESE, from the exons ATGCTCAGAGCTTTGACAGCTGCCGCTCCGTCGGCGCGGCTCCTCCCTGGGCCTGCGGCCTCAATAACAGCTGCTTCAAGGTTCGCTTTCAGCGCAGCACATGTCCCA AACAACACAGCAACCTTCCTAATCCGCCCCGCTACAATCCCCCAATTGTCGCGCGCCTTCACATCCACTTCACCGACACGCTCCTCATCACCCTTCCGCCTCGCCTCAAACAAGAAACCCACTCCCACTTCCTCAGCCGAAACCGAACCCTTCACAGAAGACATCTACAGCGCCTACAAACCAAAGCGCCAATGGCCCCCAGACATGTCGAAGCTCTCCCAGAAACACCAGTTCCGGCTCGAACGCAAGTACCGCCGGCGCGCGGCGCTGAAGTACGCGCGGCCGAAGTTCATCAAGGGCGTCACCCTGGCGCAGTGGGTGATTATTGGAT TTGTCGCTATCTATGCGATCCTGTTCATGGATTGGGATACGAGGGAGACGCCATTTGACGGG ctTCGAGAGCGCGTCTTCTCCAGTTTCGGGTCTGTGTTTTCCAGTCCAGCACCCCCTAGCCCGGTGCGCAAGACCGTTGAAAATAATAGCTCGGCCTCGCGGAGTGAGTCGGAGTAA
- a CDS encoding uncharacterized protein (ID:PFLUO_009075-T1.cds;~source:funannotate) codes for MQFSNTAALAVAFLATSGLAAPFFTPTSVTVQLANDQSGANADIAVPADGRAYFIEQLYGSTAVAEDGLIIASSAQVVSFQEGTSCTITGLSSPSVTLDSRKTWESFGGVVDLCSATITCVCEGM; via the coding sequence ATGCAGTTCTCCAACACCGCCGCGCTGGCCGTCGCCTTCCTCGCCACCTCCGGCCTCGCCGCTCCTTTCTTCACCCCGACGAGTGTCACCGTCCAGCTTGCCAACGACCAGTCCGGCGCCAATGCCGACATCGCCGTCCCCGCTGATGGTCGGGCCTACTTCATTGAACAGCTCTACGGCAGTACCGCTGTTGCTGAGGACGGCCTTATCATTGCCTCGAGCGCCCAGGTTGTCTCATTCCAGGAGGGAACTTCCTGCACGATTACCGGGCTGTCTAGCCCCAGCGTGACTCTGGACTCCCGGAAGACCTGGGAGTCGTTTGGTGGCGTCGTGGACTTGTGCTCCGCCACTATTACTTGTGTTTGCGAGGGCATGTAA
- a CDS encoding uncharacterized protein (ID:PFLUO_009073-T1.cds;~source:funannotate) — MAEVHGSCDTAFDSVRDLFQQRIVDGPEVGASLCVNIDGKSVLDLWGGYADAEKTKPWDKNTITGIWSCTKIPTSLAAYLLIDRGLLDVNEKVAGYWPEFAANGKENVTVSQLLSHSSGVFAFDTPTTLEEMQDVEKSTQRLAQQAPWIAPGSQSAYQLTCHGHLVGALVQRITGKPLAQFIADEIAKPLGADFQIGLPEKDWSRTADVISFPPEAAAGLRNLDPTSLAARGFAGSLMIPTIHNEPVFRKSENGAIGGFSNARALVRIGDIVSLDGSVDGKQYLRPQTLDEVTRERVRGPDPCLMGNVRFALGFGLPWTDSILPIVPEEDGVSFWSGWGGSLVIMDRRRRITISYVMNQMELSVTSNSNFNLYLPEIYKAIERYTKQ; from the coding sequence ATGGCTGAGGTCCACGGTTCTTGCGATACAGCCTTCGACTCAGTGCGCGATCTTTTCCAACAACGGATTGTCGATGGTCCTGAGGTTGGCGCTTCCCTGTGCGTCAATATTGATGGGAAAAGTGTCCTGGACCTTTGGGGTGGTTACGCAGATGCCGAAAAGACCAAACCATGGGATAAAAACACGATTACTGGAATATGGTCATGTACCAAGATTCCCACCTCTCTGGCGGCATATCTCCTCATTGACCGCGGCCTTTTGGATGTGAATGAGAAAGTAGCAGGCTATTGGCCTGAATTTGCGGCCAATGGTAAAGAGAATGTTACAGTCTCCCAGCTTCTCAGCCACAGCTCTGGAGTTTTTGCCTTTGATACACCAACTACTCTCGAGGAAATGCAAGATGTTGAGAAGTCAACTCAGCGGTTGGCACAACAAGCTCCTTGGATTGCCCCGGGCTCCCAAAGCGCATACCAACTTACCTGCCATGGTCATCTAGTAGGCGCGCTTGTACAACGAATCACTGGGAAGCCGTTGGCTCAGTTTATTGCTGATGAGATTGCCAAGCCTTTAGGGGCTGACTTTCAGATCGGTTTGCCTGAGAAAGATTGGTCCCGAACGGCTGATGTGATTTCATTCCCACCGGAAGCTGCGGCTGGCCTTCGCAATCTTGATCCTACTAGTCTTGCAGCTCGTGGTTTTGCAGGGTCTTTGATGATTCCGACTATTCATAACGAGCCTGTTTTCAGAAAGTCTGAGAACGGAGCCATAGGCGGATTCTCAAATGCTCGTGCCCTAGTACGTATTGGAGATATCGTCTCACTGGATGGTTCTGTTGATGGGAAGCAATATCTTCGTCCTCAGACCCTCGATGAGGTGACGAGGGAGCGAGTGAGAGGGCCCGATCCATGTCTCATGGGTAATGTACGCTTCGCTCTCGGATTTGGCCTGCCATGGACCGACAGCATACTACCCATTgttccagaagaagatggcgtTTCGTTTTGGTCGGGCTGGGGAGGATCTTTGGTGATAATGGACCGTCGTCGACGGATCACGATCTCATATGTCATGAACCAAATGGAGCTCAGTGTGACCAGCAACTCGAACTTCAACTTGTATCTGCCTGAGATCTACAAAGCCATCGAGCGATATACGAAGCAGTGA
- a CDS encoding uncharacterized protein (ID:PFLUO_009074-T1.cds;~source:funannotate) — MALAFAKLMHLFVQENAPRIAERADGTVEHRRQTVEGLVSLTNDYVSKTKTATSSVGVVLASIHTDNLEWLLDYCKETGSTPFLYSGERLPEAGLLVPPTLRGRESPAYLSYIVDFYDHLPDYSLFVHASPDQWHNDLFGPLTSNTLKVLRFETVDVRGYVNLRCEHNPGCPTGVFPLSPSDADIEKGDIRAYFALAYEQIFNVTREQVPGELGNVCCGQFAVTRERIQARPKEDYERILKWAATTELTDDFGVGWVLEKLWHILFGMDPV; from the exons ATGGCCTTGGCATTTGCTAAGCTTATGCACTTGTTCGTTCAAGAAAATGCGCCGAGAATTGCAGAGCGCGCGGATGGCACTGTTGAACATCGTCGCCAGACGGTTGAGGGGCTGGTCAGTCTAACTAACGATTACGTGTCGAAAACAAAAACCGCGACTTCCAGCGTCGGCGTGGTCCTCGCGTCCATCCATACCGACAACTTGGAATGGCTGCTCGACTACTGTAAGGAAAC TGGCAGCACACCTTTTCTGTACTCCGGCGAACGACTCCCCGAAGCTGGCCTCCTTGTTCCTCCCACTCTCCGCGGTCGCGAATCGCCCGCCTATCTCTCCTACATCGTTGACTTTTACGACCATCTTCCCGACTACTCCCTTTTCGTCCACGCCTCCCCGGACCAGTGGCATAATGACCTGTTCGGACCCCTCACCTCAAATACCCTGAAAGTCCTCCGGTTTGAAACTGTCGATGTGCGCGGCTACGTCAACCTTCGCTGCGAACACAATCCAGGCTGTCCGACAGGTGTattccctctttctccatctgACGCCGATATCGAAAAGGGCGACATTCGCGCATATTTTGCCCTGGCCTATGAACAAATCTTCAACGTGACCCGTGAGCAAGTTCCAGGCGAGCTTGGAAATGTCTGCTGCGGTCAGTTTGCCGTGACTCGCGAACGGATCCAGGCACGGCCCAAGGAGGACTATGAAAGGATATTGAAGTGGGCGGCCACGACAGAATTGACAGATGATTTCGGGGTGGGATGGGTGCTTGAAAAACTCTGGCATATCCTTTTTGGCATGGACCCTGTGTAG